The following are from one region of the Vibrio rarus genome:
- the tsaB gene encoding tRNA (adenosine(37)-N6)-threonylcarbamoyltransferase complex dimerization subunit type 1 TsaB — MKAKILALDTSTEFCSAAIMMDGEVLSKGEYAPRGHTSKILPMVDELLVEAGVKLTQLDALAFGRGPGSFTGVRIGIGIAQGLAFGADLPMLGISTLQAMAQGAYRTTQAQHVAAAIDARMSEVYWGRFSRQSSGEWHADDNECVIPPLELAHKTVDDERIWTQVGTGWEAYAEELKSLPLPLQRTESGVLYPESQDIVVLAQHELVHGNQISAEQASPVYLRDKVAWKKLPGRE, encoded by the coding sequence ATGAAAGCAAAAATATTAGCACTCGATACCTCAACGGAGTTTTGCTCTGCCGCCATCATGATGGACGGAGAAGTGTTATCTAAAGGGGAATATGCCCCCCGTGGCCATACTAGCAAGATCTTACCTATGGTAGATGAATTGTTAGTAGAGGCGGGCGTTAAGCTTACCCAATTAGACGCTTTAGCCTTTGGCCGTGGTCCGGGCAGTTTCACTGGCGTGCGTATTGGTATCGGTATTGCTCAAGGACTGGCCTTTGGTGCTGACTTGCCTATGCTAGGCATATCAACACTGCAAGCCATGGCGCAAGGTGCATACCGTACTACGCAGGCCCAACATGTTGCTGCCGCCATTGATGCACGTATGAGTGAGGTGTATTGGGGACGCTTTAGTCGTCAGTCCTCAGGGGAATGGCATGCAGATGATAATGAGTGTGTGATCCCTCCTTTGGAGTTAGCCCATAAAACGGTGGACGATGAGCGCATTTGGACTCAAGTGGGTACCGGTTGGGAAGCCTACGCCGAAGAACTGAAATCACTGCCACTGCCACTGCAACGCACCGAGAGCGGGGTGCTTTATCCCGAATCTCAAGATATTGTGGTCTTGGCGCAACATGAATTAGTACACGGTAATCAAATCAGTGCGGAGCAAGCATCTCCGGTGTATTTGCGTGATAAAGTGGCTTGGAAAAAATTACCCGGCCGAGAATAA
- a CDS encoding ATP-dependent DNA helicase codes for MKISSVFSADGALGQTISGFQPRDEQTMMAERVYHAIQQQQPLVIEAGTGTGKTFAYLAPALLSGKKTIVSTGSKNLQEQLFHRDLPLMKAALGFMGRIALLKGRGNYLCLDRLSRQIIESHSHSSDPQLLSQLVKVRSWSSSTQSGDLGECEDLAEDSKVIPDITSTNENCLGKDCPSFAECFVFKARNKALQADLVVVNHHLFLADMAVKETGFGELLPEAEVFIFDEAHQIPDIASQYFGQSMSSKHIADLAKDIEIGYRTEAKDMRQLQKVAEKLTSSAAQMRLALGEPGFRGNWRDALKNPNLQREIERLNDALQLCRDVLKMALGRSQLLDTAFDRTTQIHNRLTRVCDTSIMGYSYWFECTPRHFSLNITPLSVANKFQQQMDEHGGSWIFTSATLSVSGDFQHFTSRLGLKDQQNLALSSPFDFQTQARLCVPRYLPEPNSAQMAQHLVTILTPVIEANKGRCFFLCTSHSMMKDLTERFRQRLDLPVLMQGESSKQALLKEFTQLGDALLVATGAFWEGIDVRGDALSCVIIDKLPFTPPDDPLLKARIEDCKLNGGEPFYEVQLPDAVIALKQGVGRLIRDTSDKGALIICDNRLVTRDYGKMFLSSLPPIPRTRSVSTIIHFLQSSMSK; via the coding sequence TTGAAAATCAGTAGCGTGTTCTCAGCCGACGGTGCATTGGGTCAAACCATTTCCGGCTTTCAGCCTCGTGATGAGCAAACCATGATGGCCGAGCGTGTCTACCACGCCATTCAACAACAGCAACCATTGGTGATAGAAGCGGGGACAGGTACGGGAAAAACTTTTGCTTACCTTGCTCCTGCTCTGCTCAGTGGTAAAAAAACCATTGTCTCTACTGGGTCTAAAAACCTGCAAGAACAACTGTTTCATCGAGACTTACCGTTAATGAAAGCGGCCCTTGGGTTTATGGGGCGTATTGCGCTGTTAAAGGGGCGAGGGAACTATTTGTGCTTAGATAGGTTGAGTCGGCAAATAATAGAAAGCCACAGTCACTCATCGGATCCGCAACTGCTTAGCCAGTTAGTGAAAGTGCGCTCTTGGTCTTCGTCTACCCAAAGTGGTGATTTAGGTGAGTGCGAAGATTTAGCCGAAGACAGTAAAGTGATTCCAGATATCACCTCGACCAATGAAAACTGTTTAGGCAAAGATTGCCCAAGTTTTGCTGAATGTTTTGTGTTTAAGGCCAGAAATAAAGCGTTACAAGCGGATCTTGTGGTGGTGAATCATCATTTGTTTTTGGCGGATATGGCCGTTAAGGAAACAGGATTTGGTGAACTGCTCCCTGAAGCAGAAGTGTTTATTTTTGATGAGGCACATCAGATCCCGGATATTGCAAGCCAATATTTCGGTCAATCAATGAGCTCTAAGCACATTGCTGATTTAGCGAAAGATATTGAAATAGGTTACCGCACTGAAGCAAAAGATATGCGTCAATTGCAAAAAGTGGCAGAGAAATTAACCAGTTCGGCTGCGCAAATGCGCCTAGCATTAGGTGAACCTGGCTTTCGTGGCAATTGGCGCGATGCCTTAAAAAATCCTAATCTACAACGAGAAATAGAGCGCTTAAATGACGCGCTACAGTTGTGTCGAGATGTACTAAAAATGGCGCTGGGTCGCAGTCAACTTTTGGATACGGCCTTTGACCGTACCACTCAAATTCACAACCGCTTAACCCGCGTCTGTGATACATCCATTATGGGGTACTCCTATTGGTTTGAGTGTACGCCTCGTCACTTCTCCCTTAACATTACGCCACTGTCGGTAGCCAATAAATTCCAACAACAAATGGATGAGCACGGTGGCAGTTGGATTTTTACCTCAGCCACGCTGTCTGTATCCGGTGATTTTCAGCACTTCACCTCGCGCTTGGGCTTAAAAGACCAACAGAACTTGGCTCTGAGTAGCCCTTTTGATTTTCAAACCCAAGCAAGGTTATGCGTACCTCGCTATTTGCCTGAGCCGAACAGTGCACAAATGGCACAACATTTAGTGACGATATTAACCCCGGTTATAGAGGCCAATAAAGGGCGTTGCTTTTTCTTATGCACTTCTCATTCTATGATGAAAGATCTCACCGAGCGCTTTCGCCAGCGACTGGATTTGCCGGTATTAATGCAAGGTGAGAGCAGTAAACAAGCGTTGCTGAAAGAGTTTACTCAGTTAGGAGATGCGTTACTGGTGGCAACGGGCGCATTTTGGGAAGGCATAGATGTTAGAGGTGACGCGTTAAGCTGTGTTATTATTGACAAATTACCGTTTACGCCTCCCGATGATCCGCTGTTAAAAGCGCGCATTGAGGATTGTAAACTCAATGGGGGTGAACCGTTTTATGAAGTACAACTTCCCGACGCCGTCATTGCACTGAAGCAAGGGGTAGGGCGGTTAATCAGGGACACAAGTGATAAAGGGGCATTGATTATCTGCGATAATCGCTTAGTCACCCGTGACTATGGAAAAATGTTTTTATCTAGCTTGCCACCGATACCGCGTACGCGCAGCGTCTCAACCATTATCCATTTTTTGCAGTCTTCGATGAGCAAATAA
- the argS gene encoding arginine--tRNA ligase, giving the protein MNIQALINDKVSQALEAAGAPAGSPAAVRQSAKAQFGDYQANGVMGVAKRLGTNPREFAQKVLEHLDLDGIASKTEIAGPGFINIFLSEDFLAKSAKEALADPRLGVTAEAPTTIVADYSAPNVAKEMHVGHLRSTIIGDAVVRTLEFLGHKVIRANHIGDWGTQFGMLIANLERIQQQDGEVSMKLSDLEGFYRESKKLYDEDEAFAVKARSYVVKLQSGDAFCVDMWKKLVDITMKQNQLNYDRLNVSLTRDDVMGESQYNHMLGNVVADLKEKGLAKEDDGAQVVFLDEYKNKDGDPMGVIVQKRDGGFLYTTTDIACAKYRYEELGADRVLYFIDSRQHQHLMQAWTIVRKAGYVPEEISLEHHAFGMMLGKDGRPFKTRAGGTVRLVDLLDEAEERAQKLIESKNPELAEDEKKSIATTVAMAAVKYADLSKHRTTDYVFDWDNMLAFEGNTAPYMQYAYTRVASVFAKAGVSMDNLQGDIIITDAKEKALASKLMQFEEAVQSVAREGQPHIMCSYLFELAGQFSSFYEACPILVAEEEAVKQSRLQLAALTAKTIKQGLSLLGIETLERM; this is encoded by the coding sequence GTGAATATCCAAGCACTTATCAACGACAAAGTATCTCAAGCATTAGAAGCAGCGGGCGCCCCAGCAGGCAGTCCAGCGGCCGTGCGTCAATCGGCAAAAGCTCAGTTTGGTGACTATCAAGCTAACGGCGTAATGGGCGTAGCAAAGCGACTAGGTACAAACCCTCGAGAATTTGCTCAAAAAGTGCTTGAGCACCTAGACCTTGACGGCATTGCGAGCAAAACCGAAATCGCCGGCCCTGGCTTTATCAATATTTTCCTTAGCGAAGACTTCCTAGCTAAATCAGCAAAAGAAGCACTGGCTGATCCTCGTCTTGGCGTCACCGCAGAAGCACCGACAACAATCGTAGCCGATTACTCTGCCCCTAACGTGGCTAAAGAGATGCACGTTGGCCACCTGCGCTCAACCATCATTGGTGACGCTGTGGTTCGTACTCTTGAGTTTTTAGGCCATAAAGTGATCCGCGCCAACCACATTGGTGATTGGGGTACTCAGTTTGGTATGCTCATTGCTAACCTAGAGCGTATTCAACAGCAAGACGGCGAAGTTTCTATGAAACTGTCCGATCTTGAAGGATTTTACCGCGAATCTAAAAAACTCTACGACGAAGACGAAGCGTTTGCAGTTAAAGCTCGTAGCTACGTAGTTAAATTGCAAAGTGGCGATGCGTTCTGCGTAGATATGTGGAAAAAGCTGGTGGATATCACCATGAAGCAAAACCAACTTAACTACGACCGTCTCAACGTGTCACTAACTCGTGATGATGTCATGGGTGAAAGCCAATATAACCATATGCTAGGAAACGTGGTTGCTGACCTAAAAGAAAAAGGCCTAGCTAAAGAAGATGACGGCGCGCAAGTGGTGTTCCTTGATGAATACAAAAACAAAGATGGCGACCCTATGGGTGTTATCGTGCAAAAACGCGATGGTGGCTTCCTATACACCACGACCGATATTGCGTGTGCTAAATACCGTTATGAAGAACTGGGGGCGGATCGCGTTCTTTACTTCATCGATTCACGTCAGCATCAGCATCTAATGCAAGCCTGGACTATTGTTCGTAAAGCCGGTTATGTACCAGAGGAGATCTCTCTTGAGCACCACGCCTTTGGTATGATGCTTGGTAAAGATGGTCGTCCATTTAAAACTCGCGCCGGTGGTACAGTTCGTCTTGTGGATCTTCTTGATGAAGCAGAAGAACGTGCACAAAAACTGATTGAGTCTAAAAACCCTGAACTTGCGGAAGATGAGAAAAAATCGATTGCGACAACCGTTGCAATGGCGGCGGTTAAATACGCCGATCTTTCCAAGCACCGCACAACCGATTATGTCTTTGATTGGGACAACATGCTGGCCTTTGAAGGTAATACTGCTCCATATATGCAATATGCCTACACTCGCGTGGCTTCTGTATTTGCTAAAGCGGGCGTATCTATGGATAACCTGCAAGGTGATATCATCATCACTGATGCAAAAGAAAAAGCCCTTGCTTCTAAACTCATGCAGTTTGAAGAAGCCGTTCAGTCTGTAGCGCGTGAAGGTCAACCACATATTATGTGTAGCTACTTGTTTGAACTTGCAGGTCAATTCTCTAGCTTCTATGAAGCGTGCCCAATTCTTGTGGCAGAAGAGGAAGCGGTAAAACAAAGCCGTCTACAATTGGCTGCGTTAACGGCAAAAACCATCAAGCAAGGCTTGTCTCTACTGGGTATTGAAACTCTAGAGCGCATGTAA
- a CDS encoding LysR family transcriptional regulator, with amino-acid sequence MKIYPDIPYSHNSLKTFESVARHLSFTLAANELNVTQSAVSRQVKQLEQSVGVSLIVRKHRSIGLTSQGGELLAVLQKNYQSLQALIHSWQADTQQRIVIKAALSYATRSLLPKIQQLQERYPDYEIVVIPTIDEHESLNSTDYDLLILTSRAPQQFQHRPDVLFLRDEYMAPVCSQELYAKDSEFTSLLTLPRLHPSLDHHDWKTWLSTAGHQETSKVRNSTFFTLDLALSACLSGQGVTVTDLLLILPELERGYLVCPNNTQIQPSAWQYFCHCRSASEVVSEVLQWIQDETKQEIATLQTLSERFGWNWKTNHSHNQQLTH; translated from the coding sequence ATGAAGATTTACCCCGACATTCCCTACTCCCATAACAGCTTAAAAACCTTTGAGTCTGTGGCGAGACATTTGAGCTTTACCTTGGCGGCCAACGAACTCAATGTGACGCAAAGTGCGGTCAGTCGCCAAGTGAAACAACTTGAGCAAAGTGTAGGGGTGAGCTTGATCGTAAGAAAACATCGCAGTATCGGTCTTACCAGTCAAGGGGGGGAGTTGCTTGCGGTATTACAAAAAAACTATCAAAGTCTGCAAGCGTTGATCCATTCTTGGCAAGCCGATACACAGCAGCGTATCGTGATAAAAGCCGCCCTTAGCTACGCCACCCGCTCACTGTTACCTAAAATACAGCAGCTGCAAGAACGTTACCCCGACTATGAAATCGTGGTCATTCCTACTATTGATGAACACGAATCTCTCAATTCAACGGACTATGACCTATTAATATTGACCTCAAGAGCCCCTCAGCAATTTCAGCACCGACCCGATGTATTGTTTTTACGTGATGAATATATGGCCCCGGTATGCTCCCAAGAGTTGTATGCTAAAGACTCTGAATTTACATCCTTACTAACCCTACCGCGCCTGCACCCTAGCCTTGACCATCATGACTGGAAAACTTGGCTATCCACTGCAGGTCACCAAGAAACCAGTAAAGTGCGCAATAGCACTTTCTTCACTTTGGACTTGGCTTTAAGTGCTTGCCTGTCAGGGCAAGGGGTTACCGTGACGGATCTGCTGTTGATTTTGCCTGAACTTGAGCGCGGTTATTTGGTGTGCCCTAATAACACGCAAATTCAGCCCAGTGCTTGGCAATATTTCTGCCATTGTCGTAGCGCTTCTGAGGTGGTCAGTGAGGTGCTGCAATGGATACAAGATGAAACTAAGCAAGAGATCGCTACCCTGCAAACCTTAAGTGAACGTTTTGGTTGGAACTGGAAAACAAATCATTCACACAACCAGCAACTTACCCATTAA
- a CDS encoding DUF5062 family protein: MSKTAKIHNEDKLVKKAIEVGFKLAKLQGLELPTATQPLKVQAVYLFLVEVNQIPPLPEDKLDGPNIKKRLALWMHNALPDNDPLK, encoded by the coding sequence ATGTCAAAAACAGCAAAGATTCATAATGAAGACAAGCTCGTAAAAAAGGCCATAGAAGTCGGTTTTAAGTTGGCAAAGTTGCAAGGGTTGGAGCTTCCTACAGCAACACAGCCGCTAAAGGTGCAAGCGGTATATTTATTTTTAGTGGAGGTAAATCAAATTCCGCCACTGCCAGAAGATAAACTCGACGGTCCTAATATTAAAAAACGTTTGGCACTATGGATGCACAATGCCTTACCAGACAATGATCCGTTAAAATAA
- a CDS encoding alpha/beta fold hydrolase translates to MFSERRFALTQGVIAALSTAPTQPVCTVLFVHGWLDNAASFTPLMQQMQEQFPHAQLLAIDLPGHGLSSHATSGYYPFHDYIDTLHQVILQLESEQPLAIVGHSMGALIASCYCAAFPEYVEHLVQIEGYGPLSEAQCHSIERLRKGVQSRHRLANKPPRYFNSVEAMVALRAARYNLPPEAVTPLVMRDSHRTDKGWQWRHDIKLKASSLYRMSEQHAQQVIDALPSSNLLIIGDKGMAHLSERSRAKSNTLTVAGGHHCHISQALLVSTAIIELISCS, encoded by the coding sequence ATGTTCAGTGAACGCCGTTTTGCATTGACACAAGGAGTGATAGCCGCCCTTAGTACAGCCCCTACACAACCGGTTTGCACTGTGTTATTTGTGCATGGCTGGCTAGATAATGCCGCCTCGTTCACCCCACTTATGCAACAGATGCAAGAGCAGTTTCCACACGCTCAACTGCTGGCCATTGATCTTCCAGGACATGGATTAAGCTCTCATGCTACCAGTGGTTATTACCCATTTCATGACTATATCGATACGTTGCATCAAGTTATTTTACAGCTTGAATCTGAGCAACCGTTAGCCATTGTGGGCCACTCCATGGGGGCGCTTATCGCCAGTTGTTACTGCGCAGCCTTTCCTGAATATGTGGAGCATCTTGTCCAAATTGAAGGCTATGGCCCACTATCAGAAGCCCAATGTCACAGCATTGAACGCTTAAGAAAAGGGGTGCAAAGTCGGCATCGTTTAGCAAATAAGCCACCGCGTTACTTTAACAGTGTCGAGGCGATGGTGGCGTTGCGCGCCGCCAGATATAATCTCCCCCCTGAAGCCGTCACTCCTTTAGTGATGAGAGACAGTCACCGCACCGATAAGGGGTGGCAGTGGCGTCATGATATTAAGTTAAAAGCGAGTTCCCTTTACCGAATGTCGGAACAGCATGCACAGCAGGTAATAGACGCATTACCCAGTTCTAATTTATTGATTATTGGAGACAAAGGGATGGCCCATTTATCAGAGCGTAGCCGCGCTAAAAGTAACACGCTTACCGTTGCAGGGGGGCACCATTGTCATATATCGCAAGCTTTGCTTGTTTCTACAGCGATAATTGAGTTAATTTCATGCAGTTAA
- a CDS encoding MATE family efflux transporter, translated as MKIILKLALPLTLSQLIAMALVLTDVWMMSHISVASLAAGGLGASVYSFVFLIASSIVGCVANLIAIAYGQSIARPEFGQQQIRFAIKGAVMLSILLSALLTFCFSFAPQLLIKAQQSPQVVEIAMGYLDALKWSMLPTLLLLVLRGLTSTFGDVRSVMLMSVMTVFINVPISYVLAFNFGWGIAGLGYGTAFSAWVMLFAYARWVFGQPKYQGFAPWKSAQEYSAKLMLPLLSMGSPIALAALLEHGLIYGGTLLAGMIGVASLALHQILLQCLSFTWNINFGFAQASAILVGKEYGAGNYANIKVVAKKSFVAVTSLSIVVASCFALWPEIIASLFQLDKEGGHHLTDLLASVIWIVALCFIVDAWQLLAINLLRGMKIVMLPTVITAIGYWLFGLPAAWFLMKGYGLAGIWGGIGIGLGVTGVLLLGQLIYQTRRVENQSVSS; from the coding sequence ATGAAAATCATTCTTAAATTAGCCTTACCGCTGACATTATCCCAACTCATTGCAATGGCATTGGTATTAACCGATGTGTGGATGATGTCGCATATTAGTGTGGCCTCTTTAGCCGCAGGTGGCTTAGGGGCATCTGTGTATTCATTCGTTTTTCTTATCGCCAGCAGTATTGTGGGTTGTGTGGCGAACCTCATTGCCATTGCTTATGGGCAAAGCATTGCTCGCCCTGAGTTTGGCCAACAGCAGATCCGTTTTGCCATTAAAGGTGCGGTTATGCTGTCTATTTTGCTCAGCGCACTACTGACTTTTTGTTTTTCTTTTGCTCCACAGTTATTAATCAAAGCACAACAGTCCCCTCAGGTAGTTGAGATAGCCATGGGGTATTTAGATGCGCTGAAATGGAGCATGTTACCGACCTTACTTCTTTTGGTATTAAGAGGATTAACCAGTACTTTTGGTGATGTTCGCTCTGTGATGCTGATGTCGGTCATGACCGTGTTTATTAACGTGCCGATCAGTTATGTGCTGGCGTTTAATTTTGGCTGGGGCATCGCAGGTTTAGGTTACGGCACGGCATTTTCTGCTTGGGTCATGTTGTTTGCTTATGCCCGTTGGGTATTTGGTCAGCCTAAATACCAAGGCTTTGCGCCATGGAAAAGCGCTCAAGAATACAGTGCAAAATTAATGTTGCCACTGCTGTCTATGGGGTCTCCCATCGCACTGGCCGCGTTATTGGAGCATGGACTGATTTATGGGGGCACCTTATTGGCGGGCATGATTGGCGTTGCCTCATTGGCTTTGCATCAAATTCTATTGCAATGCCTGTCTTTTACTTGGAATATTAACTTTGGCTTTGCCCAAGCATCGGCTATTTTAGTGGGCAAAGAGTATGGCGCTGGAAACTACGCCAACATAAAGGTGGTGGCCAAGAAGAGCTTTGTGGCAGTGACTTCGCTCAGTATTGTCGTCGCATCGTGCTTTGCTTTATGGCCAGAGATAATTGCCTCTTTGTTCCAATTGGACAAAGAGGGGGGGCATCACTTAACGGATTTATTGGCCTCGGTGATCTGGATTGTGGCCCTATGCTTTATCGTAGATGCATGGCAGTTGTTAGCCATCAATCTGTTACGAGGCATGAAAATTGTCATGTTACCTACCGTAATCACCGCCATAGGCTATTGGTTGTTTGGTTTGCCTGCCGCTTGGTTTTTAATGAAAGGCTATGGTTTGGCTGGGATTTGGGGGGGAATAGGCATTGGCCTTGGTGTGACCGGTGTCTTATTACTAGGACAACTTATTTACCAAACGCGACGTGTTGAGAATCAATCTGTATCGTCGTAG
- a CDS encoding VOC family protein — protein sequence MEPLLAAGLHPQQMLERVQEFAYHIERLGQELGLDLTQYQADHIALRINDYDLAVLAHQAWLEHATTLSEANINGRPIVVMAFNTPIKVGAWSIECLELPYPAAGKTYPKQDWEHIEFVIPSAKELADEYLHDLLQRLPSFNPSGDCKMKLSSPKGEGERLANPTIAFKKEGVCIKLHPHSLKRIVESEQGKGA from the coding sequence ATGGAACCTTTATTGGCTGCCGGTCTTCATCCACAGCAGATGCTAGAGCGCGTGCAAGAGTTTGCCTATCACATAGAGCGGTTAGGGCAGGAGTTAGGGCTAGATCTTACCCAGTATCAAGCGGACCATATTGCGTTGCGCATTAACGATTATGATTTAGCGGTCTTGGCCCATCAAGCCTGGCTAGAGCACGCAACGACCTTATCTGAAGCCAATATTAATGGCAGGCCAATAGTGGTGATGGCGTTTAACACGCCCATTAAAGTGGGGGCTTGGTCTATTGAGTGCTTGGAGTTGCCGTACCCAGCTGCAGGGAAAACCTATCCTAAGCAGGACTGGGAGCACATTGAATTTGTGATTCCATCTGCCAAAGAGTTGGCCGATGAGTATTTACACGATTTGCTACAACGATTGCCGAGTTTTAATCCAAGTGGCGATTGCAAAATGAAACTGTCGAGCCCAAAGGGAGAGGGGGAGCGCCTTGCTAACCCAACGATTGCATTTAAAAAGGAGGGTGTGTGCATCAAGCTGCATCCTCACTCTTTAAAGCGCATTGTTGAATCAGAGCAAGGCAAAGGGGCTTAG
- the purU gene encoding formyltetrahydrofolate deformylase, which yields MERKTLLTHCSDEPGLIAKITNICYKHQLNIIHNNEFVDNTCSHFFMRTELEGNFNDRVFMEDLQLALPSNAEKKLVDSSKKKIVVLVTKESHCLGDILMKTFDGSLNVEITAVVSNYDVLKPLVDKFDIPFRHVSHEGLSREDHERQVQQAIDSFDADYLVLAKYMRILTPSFVEHYQDRIINIHHSFLPAFIGAKPYLQAFERGVKIIGATAHFVTNDLDEGPIIKQDVIPVDHNFSAQDMAQAGRDVEKNVLSKSLNKVVNDHVFVYGNKTVIL from the coding sequence ATGGAAAGAAAGACCCTCCTCACCCATTGCTCAGACGAACCAGGCTTGATCGCCAAGATCACCAACATTTGTTATAAGCATCAACTGAACATCATTCATAATAATGAATTTGTAGACAATACCTGCAGCCACTTTTTTATGCGTACTGAGCTTGAAGGCAATTTTAATGACCGCGTGTTTATGGAAGACTTGCAGTTAGCTTTACCAAGCAACGCCGAAAAAAAACTGGTGGATTCTAGCAAGAAAAAAATCGTTGTTTTAGTCACTAAAGAATCGCACTGCTTAGGTGATATTCTGATGAAAACCTTTGATGGTAGTCTCAACGTTGAGATTACTGCCGTGGTCAGTAACTACGATGTGTTAAAGCCACTGGTTGATAAGTTCGATATCCCATTTCGTCATGTGAGCCATGAAGGCCTCAGTCGAGAAGATCATGAACGGCAAGTTCAACAAGCCATTGATAGCTTTGATGCTGACTATTTGGTTTTAGCAAAATACATGCGCATTTTGACCCCAAGCTTTGTGGAGCATTATCAAGATCGCATTATCAATATCCATCACAGCTTCTTGCCAGCCTTTATTGGTGCTAAGCCGTATTTACAAGCCTTTGAACGTGGCGTGAAAATTATTGGTGCTACCGCGCACTTCGTGACCAATGACTTAGATGAAGGCCCAATCATTAAGCAAGACGTTATTCCTGTGGATCACAACTTTAGCGCGCAAGATATGGCGCAAGCGGGCCGTGACGTAGAGAAAAATGTATTGAGTAAATCCCTTAACAAAGTGGTCAATGACCATGTATTTGTGTACGGCAACAAGACGGTCATTCTATAA
- a CDS encoding Slp family lipoprotein gives MHKVLMTLLFTSLLTACSSLPETLVSSKKPLVTEYETWVNSEPNAVQEVRLGGVIAKVSNLQHKTRLELVNLPIGKDGKPDINVEPQGRFIAYVDGFIDPLTFAEGRLVTVLGQPNGNETGKVGEFDYRFPVLQVTGYHLWQIREQIIVQDQPMTRFPCRSLYCRNVHYGPSKGHVVQSVE, from the coding sequence ATGCACAAAGTGTTAATGACATTGCTATTTACATCACTACTCACCGCTTGTAGCTCTTTGCCCGAGACACTGGTCTCAAGTAAAAAGCCACTGGTTACTGAGTATGAAACATGGGTTAATAGTGAGCCGAATGCCGTGCAGGAAGTGCGCTTAGGTGGTGTGATTGCGAAAGTGAGTAACTTACAGCACAAAACCCGTCTTGAGTTGGTGAACTTGCCTATTGGCAAAGATGGCAAACCAGATATTAATGTGGAACCCCAAGGACGCTTTATCGCTTATGTGGACGGATTTATTGACCCGTTAACCTTTGCTGAGGGACGTTTAGTTACCGTGTTAGGGCAACCGAATGGCAATGAAACCGGTAAGGTTGGCGAGTTCGACTATCGCTTTCCAGTTTTGCAGGTCACGGGCTACCATTTATGGCAAATTCGTGAGCAAATTATTGTGCAAGACCAGCCTATGACTCGTTTCCCTTGTCGCTCGTTATATTGCCGAAATGTGCATTATGGGCCAAGCAAAGGACATGTTGTGCAGAGCGTTGAATAG